Proteins co-encoded in one Aspergillus flavus chromosome 2, complete sequence genomic window:
- a CDS encoding branched chain alpha-keto acid dehydrogenase complex, alpha subunit (2-oxoisovalerate dehydrogenase complex alpha subunit, putative), which yields MSAHLLRRISRNPRALSRIPQRWSSSISQRPGSDRVRFPGAVNSKFTTDMTFINPSETTNIPTYRVMDSDGVLLDKNRKPSGVSNEEILTWYKNMLTVSVMDVIMFEAQRQGRLSFYMVSAGEEGISVGSAAALTPDDVVFAQYRETGVFQQRGFTLKDFMSQLFANCHDNGRGRNMPVHYGSNYPRMHTISSPLATQIPQASGAAYALKLESLQNPDTPPRIVACYFGEGAASEGDFHAGLNIAATRSCPVVFICRNNGYAISTPTLEQYRGDGIASRGVGYGIDTIRVDGNDIFAVYEAMREARRIALSDGGKPVLIEAMSYRVSHHSTSDDSFAYRARVEVEDWKRRDNPIIRLRKWLENEGLWDEDTERTTREQLRKEVLKEFGEAEREKKPPLREAFEGVYEELTEEAQEQMKELKRILETYPEEYDLRQFKDGINGL from the exons ATGTCTGCACATCTTCTGAGGCGCATATCTCGCAATCCGAGAGCTTTGTCCAGGATTCCTCAACGATGGAGTAGTTCTATCTCTCAGCGGCCAGGCTCGGACCG GGTCCGATTTCCTGGCGCTGTGAACAGTAAATTCACCACCGACATGACGTTCATCAATCCCTCCGAAACGACCAATATCCCTACATACCGTGTCATGGATTCCGATGGTGTGTTGTTGGACAAGAACCGGAAGCCCTCTGGAGTATCAAACGAGGAGATCTTAACATGGTACAAGAATATGTTGACTG TGAGTGTGATGGACGTGATTATGTTCGAGGCTCAAAGACAGGGCCGTCTGAGCTTCTACATG GTGTCTGCCGGAGAAGAAGGTATCAGCGTCGGATCCGCAGCCGCATTAACACCCGACGACGTGGTATTCGCGCAATATCGCGAAACAGGCGTCTTTCAGCAACGGGGTTTCACTTTGAAGGATTTCATGAGCCAGCTATTTGCGAACTGCCATGACAACGGCAGGGGACGTAACATGCCGGTGCATTATGGCTCCAACTACCCTCGTATG CACACCATCTCCTCACCTCTCGCAACTCAAATCCCCCAAGCATCTGGCGCAGCCTACGCCCTCAAATTAGAATCTCTTCAAAACCCCGACACACCACCACGCATCGTGGCCTGCTACTTCGGCGAAGGCGCCGCCAGTGAGGGTGACTTCCACGCCGGCCTCAACATTGCCGCAACACGGTCATGTCCCGTGGTCTTCATCTGTCGCAATAATGGATATGCCATCTCCACACCCACACTGGAACAATACCGGGGTGACGGCATCGCCAGCCGAGGAGTAGGATACGGCATTGACACGATCCGTGTGGACGGAAATGACATCTTCGCCGTCTATGAAGCCATGCGCGAAGCACGACGCATTGCGCTCTCCGATGGCGGGAAGCCTGTGCTTATAGAAGCAATGAGCTACCGTGTTTCGCATCACAGTACGAGTGATGATAGCTTCGCGTACCGTGCCCGGGTAGAGGTGGAAGACTGGAAACGGCGCGATAACCCCATTATCCGGCTGCGGAAGTGGCTTGAGAACGAAGGGTTGTGGGACGAAGATACGGAGCGTACTACGCGCGAGCAGCTTCGGAAAGAGGTTTTGAAAGAGTTTGGAGAGGCGGAGCGTGAGAAGAAGCCGCCTCTCCGGGAGGCCTTCGAGGGTGTGTACGAGGAGTTGACGGAGGAAGCGCAGGAGCAGATGAAAGAGTTGAAGCGGATCCTTGAAACATATCCTGAAGAATACGACCTTCGGCAGTTCAAGGATGGCATCAATGGGTTATAG